The Parabacteroides sp. AD58 genome includes a window with the following:
- a CDS encoding A1S_2505 family phage non-structural protein produces the protein MDTQRITSNWIQELKPNEIFVFGSNLEGQHGGGAALLAYRKWGAVWGQGTGLQGQTYGIPTMHGGVEAIRPYVDEFIAFAKAHPEYTFLVTEIGCGIAGFKPEEIAPLFRDAISVGNICLPERFWQILNA, from the coding sequence ATGGATACTCAACGCATAACAAGTAATTGGATTCAGGAACTGAAGCCGAATGAAATCTTTGTGTTTGGCAGTAATCTGGAAGGACAACACGGCGGTGGTGCTGCTTTATTGGCATATCGGAAATGGGGTGCTGTCTGGGGACAAGGCACAGGCTTGCAAGGTCAGACTTATGGTATTCCAACGATGCATGGTGGAGTAGAGGCTATTCGTCCGTATGTAGATGAATTTATAGCTTTTGCCAAAGCTCATCCTGAATACACATTCTTGGTAACTGAGATAGGTTGTGGCATTGCCGGTTTTAAGCCAGAGGAAATTGCTCCTTTGTTTCGGGATGCCATTTCCGTTGGGAATATTTGTCTTCCCGAACGGTTCTGGCAAATCCTGAATGCTTGA
- a CDS encoding family 78 glycoside hydrolase catalytic domain: protein MKKFCLLIGWLIYNCISYAAPLKVYHLTCEHIQNPLGTDQLQPRLSWKLESDERNQYQSAYEILVSTDREKLEKGKADIWNSGRIKSDETILIPYTGKKLKSFTRYYWKVRVYNQQGEASDWSETAWWETAMLKADDWKAAWIYDGSQAPSDPNDFYKDNPAPLFRKTFQAKTGILSARLYIAGIGYYEASLNGQRIGDRLLDPGWTNYDKEILYSTYDITDMIQTGTNCLGVVLGNGFYNPIPMPIFKNLREYLTIGQPCLKAQLLITYENGKQEWIYSDSSWTYADSPVLRNNVYLGEKYDARKEIRDWDKPTYNDDQWKQAVPVPTPPQGKLTAQMQPPIRIREIIHPTRMTETRRGEFVFDLGQNMAGVARIKVKGPKGTRVTIRYGEDVYSDGSLNVMTSVAGQHKTVWNANQEAAGAPPTAWQEDTYILKGEGEEIWMPRFTFHGFRYIEITGWPGRPTLDNIEGIRLSADLQTTGQFTSSNELLNRLHRVLDYTFLSNVFSVESDCPAREKFGYGGDIVGVSRTFCYFYDMHNFYAKAIRDFANDQRPLGGFTETAPYNGIADQGLGDGSGPIGWQLAFAFLQKQLYEYYGDKQIIENYYPQLKRQVDFLASKAENYIIDRCINDHESLDQRIPALFATAHFYHHVLLITEFAQLTNRKADQQQYESLARQIKTAFIQKFVQTSTGKIGNGTPAEQAFGLYYGLIPEDIRTKVIQQLLQAISDRNNHITSGIFGTPIVLTVLSDLNLNDIAYQMATQTDFPGWGHMLSSGATTLWETWKYSDNVFSHNHPMFGSVGEWMYQSLAGIKALSPGFKQISIHPQASGDLQWVNSSYESSRGKITCQWKKENGTYTLQVHIPANTKAQVFIPNKSSFIKESGESIASSSLIQIIREESDHCWIEIPSGTYLFSCPIPPKN, encoded by the coding sequence ATGAAAAAATTCTGTCTGCTTATCGGTTGGCTAATTTATAACTGCATCAGTTATGCTGCCCCACTAAAAGTATATCATCTGACTTGCGAACATATCCAAAATCCATTGGGAACCGACCAGCTACAACCGCGGCTAAGCTGGAAGCTGGAATCAGACGAGCGAAATCAATACCAGTCTGCTTACGAGATTCTGGTTTCGACCGACCGAGAAAAACTGGAAAAAGGGAAAGCTGATATCTGGAACAGCGGACGGATAAAAAGCGATGAAACCATTCTGATTCCCTACACTGGAAAGAAGCTGAAATCATTTACCCGTTATTATTGGAAAGTGAGGGTTTATAACCAACAGGGAGAAGCATCCGATTGGAGTGAAACGGCCTGGTGGGAAACCGCCATGTTAAAAGCCGACGATTGGAAAGCAGCGTGGATCTATGATGGAAGCCAGGCTCCGTCTGATCCGAATGACTTCTATAAAGACAATCCAGCTCCCCTATTCCGGAAAACCTTCCAAGCCAAAACAGGAATTCTATCAGCCCGCTTGTACATAGCCGGTATCGGATATTACGAAGCCAGCCTGAATGGTCAACGGATCGGTGACAGATTGCTGGATCCCGGATGGACGAACTATGACAAAGAAATTCTATACAGCACGTATGATATTACCGACATGATTCAAACTGGGACAAATTGCCTGGGCGTTGTGTTGGGTAATGGCTTTTATAATCCGATTCCCATGCCGATATTCAAGAATCTGCGTGAATATCTGACGATCGGTCAACCCTGTTTGAAAGCCCAATTACTGATCACTTATGAAAATGGAAAACAAGAATGGATTTATTCTGATTCCAGTTGGACCTATGCCGATAGTCCTGTCCTGCGTAATAATGTTTATTTAGGCGAGAAATACGATGCCCGAAAAGAAATCAGAGATTGGGATAAGCCTACTTACAATGATGATCAATGGAAACAGGCAGTTCCTGTACCAACACCGCCACAAGGAAAACTGACAGCTCAAATGCAACCACCCATCCGTATCCGTGAAATCATACATCCAACCCGTATGACGGAAACACGACGAGGAGAATTTGTCTTTGACCTCGGGCAAAACATGGCGGGAGTTGCCCGAATTAAAGTAAAAGGCCCGAAAGGAACACGTGTTACCATCCGGTATGGAGAAGATGTCTATTCCGATGGAAGCCTTAATGTGATGACATCTGTTGCCGGACAACATAAAACTGTCTGGAATGCCAATCAGGAAGCGGCCGGAGCTCCACCTACTGCCTGGCAGGAAGATACCTATATATTAAAAGGAGAAGGTGAGGAAATCTGGATGCCGCGATTCACCTTCCACGGATTTCGATATATTGAAATTACAGGCTGGCCCGGAAGACCTACATTAGATAACATTGAAGGAATCCGATTAAGTGCAGACCTGCAAACCACAGGGCAGTTCACCTCATCAAACGAATTGCTTAATCGCTTACACCGGGTTTTGGACTATACATTTCTCAGTAACGTCTTCAGTGTAGAATCAGATTGCCCGGCTCGTGAAAAGTTTGGATATGGTGGTGACATCGTAGGTGTTTCACGTACATTCTGTTATTTCTATGACATGCATAATTTCTATGCAAAAGCGATTCGGGACTTTGCCAACGATCAACGTCCTTTAGGAGGATTCACGGAAACAGCACCTTATAATGGTATAGCCGATCAAGGTTTGGGAGACGGTTCCGGTCCGATTGGCTGGCAACTGGCGTTTGCATTCCTGCAAAAACAGCTTTACGAATATTACGGAGACAAACAAATCATAGAGAATTATTATCCTCAACTCAAAAGGCAAGTAGACTTCCTGGCGTCAAAAGCGGAGAACTATATTATTGACCGTTGTATCAACGATCACGAAAGCCTGGACCAGCGTATTCCAGCCTTGTTTGCCACGGCACACTTTTATCACCACGTCCTTTTGATAACGGAATTTGCCCAACTGACAAATCGGAAAGCCGACCAGCAGCAATATGAGTCACTTGCTCGGCAGATCAAAACAGCATTCATCCAAAAGTTTGTTCAAACCAGCACAGGAAAGATTGGCAACGGAACACCTGCAGAACAGGCCTTCGGTTTATACTACGGACTTATCCCTGAAGACATAAGAACAAAAGTAATCCAACAATTACTTCAGGCCATTTCCGACCGGAACAACCACATAACCTCTGGTATTTTCGGTACACCGATCGTCCTTACCGTCTTAAGTGATTTGAACTTAAATGACATCGCCTATCAGATGGCTACACAAACAGATTTTCCAGGCTGGGGCCATATGTTATCTTCCGGCGCAACAACTTTATGGGAAACATGGAAGTATTCAGACAACGTATTCTCTCATAATCACCCGATGTTCGGTAGTGTCGGCGAATGGATGTATCAGTCACTGGCTGGAATTAAAGCTTTGTCTCCCGGGTTTAAACAGATAAGTATTCATCCTCAGGCAAGTGGTGATCTACAATGGGTTAATAGTAGCTATGAATCATCACGCGGGAAAATCACCTGTCAATGGAAAAAAGAAAATGGAACTTATACGCTTCAGGTACATATTCCCGCCAATACAAAAGCTCAAGTATTTATTCCTAATAAATCTTCATTCATAAAAGAAAGCGGAGAAAGTATCGCTTCTTCTTCCCTCATACAAATCATACGGGAAGAATCGGACCACTGCTGGATAGAAATTCCATCCGGAACCTATTTGTTCAGTTGCCCAATTCCACCAAAGAACTAA
- a CDS encoding 3-keto-disaccharide hydrolase — translation MKKVLMLISLICAFTTMSAQEGGHVAPECTEWYSPQPPKVQPGDKPGNPPSDAIVLFDGKDLSKWVSLDKDGKEVDAKWKVEDGAMVVVPGTGTIQTKEYFGDCQLHIEFKTPKPGPNNTLQMKGNSGIFLQSIYEVQVLDGEDNPTYVNGMVGSIYKQQAPAANAFTGTEKWQVYDIYWKAPRFGTDGVMESPAMITVVLNGILVQNNYILKGNTPYIGFPTYKPHGRLPLLLQDHGVPVAYRNIWIRNL, via the coding sequence ATGAAAAAAGTACTTATGCTAATCAGCTTGATTTGCGCTTTTACGACAATGAGTGCGCAAGAAGGAGGACATGTTGCTCCAGAATGTACAGAATGGTATTCTCCGCAGCCTCCTAAAGTTCAACCGGGTGACAAACCAGGAAATCCGCCTTCAGATGCGATCGTCTTGTTTGATGGTAAAGATTTGTCTAAATGGGTTTCTTTGGATAAAGACGGAAAGGAAGTAGATGCCAAATGGAAAGTAGAAGACGGAGCTATGGTTGTCGTTCCTGGAACTGGCACAATTCAGACAAAAGAATATTTTGGAGATTGCCAGCTGCATATTGAATTCAAGACTCCGAAGCCAGGTCCTAATAATACTTTACAGATGAAAGGTAATAGTGGTATCTTCTTACAGAGTATTTATGAAGTACAAGTCTTGGACGGCGAAGATAATCCGACATATGTCAATGGTATGGTTGGAAGTATTTATAAACAGCAGGCTCCGGCTGCTAATGCATTCACTGGAACAGAAAAATGGCAGGTATATGATATCTATTGGAAAGCTCCTCGTTTTGGGACAGATGGTGTAATGGAGTCTCCGGCTATGATCACAGTGGTATTAAACGGTATTTTAGTTCAGAACAATTATATTTTGAAAGGAAATACTCCATATATTGGTTTCCCGACATACAAGCCTCACGGACGTTTGCCGCTTTTGTTGCAGGATCATGGTGTTCCTGTTGCTTATCGGAATATTTGGATTCGTAATTTATAA